Below is a genomic region from Sinorhizobium meliloti.
CGAGCCGGCGGGCGCAGAGCTGCCTCGGCGGCGCCGCGACCCGGCGCCGATCGTCTTTTATTCGCCCCCTGTTTTCGGCTATTCGCGCGCGCCGACGCTGTCGGGCCACAGCGACTGGATTTCCTTGGGCAAGGTGTCGCGTACCTTTGCAGTCTGGCCAAGGTCGACATGCCGTGCCAGGACCCGAAATACGCTCCTCGCCGCGTCGGCGGGATCGACCGGACGCGTATCCTTCATTCCTTCGGCGATCCGGGCGAGAAATTCGTCGAGCGAACGGGTGCCCTTGTCCGGCGGGTGGTTCGGCCGGTATTGATCGTAATAGGCGCCTCGCACGATCAGCGGAAGCTCCGCGCCGAGATGGGCCGCGATTTCCGGAGGAAGCCGGTCCCGCAGGACCCGCAGCACAACGGTCAGGATGTGCCAGGCGACTTTCCGGTCGGGTCCGTGTTGTTCCATGATTTCGCCGAGCCAAATATGGGTCGTCTGCAGTGTTTTCTCGAAGACGTCGAGACCTGTGGCGCTCATCGTCACCTCCCTTGCTTGTTGGCTGAAGCGCGACCGCATGTCTCTCTGGTGGAGCCTGTCCAGGCACGAACATGCAGAATTTCGCGTCCCGCGAAGAACGCGGCGCTGTCGATTGGCCTAACAGCCATCCGCCGCGATTGTTTCGCCGCTGCCGACAAATACTGCTCCGCCTCGTGCTGCCGAACAGCGTCGCGATGGCGGAACATTCGCGGTTCAGTGCGGTTAAACGAGGGAGTGAACCAGGGGCGCCCCGGAACAAGTCGCAGAGCAGGAGGAAGGCCGATGACATCGTCCAAACATCCGAAGACACGCCGCCCGAGCGACAAGGACCTGAAGCAGGATCCTGGGATCGGACGCACGAAGGGCATTCGCGGACCGTCGGACTACGAAGCCCTGAAACGCGGCAACACCATCGAAGGAGATGTCGCGAACGACACGACCGCGCAAGGCGGCGCGAACCCGGACCAGCGCGGTCGCACCAACAAATAGGAGCAAGGCAATGGTCGGCAGAAAGACGCAAGAGCAGCAGAAGCGCGTGCTGCAGGGCCGCGAGAACACGTCGAACGCGGACAAGGACTTCAATGCCGAAGCGGATCTGCACCGTTCCGACGCCTTGAGAAAGGCGCAACGGAAAGGGCAGGACTTGAGCACCGAGCATGGCGATGCCCGCGAGGCGGACGATCGCAGCATTCTGCGCGGGAAGAATCAGGAGAGCAGGCATCACAAGGGCGCCGGCGACTGACGAAGCTCGGCCGGCGGCCGGCATTTCCGAAAATCGATGAAAGGAGACTGCGATGGCTCACGCCAGCAAGAAGAACATGGGAAAGCCCGACAAGGGCAAGGGCGACGGTAGCGGTGCGCAAACCGAGCTGAAGGAAGGCGTCCTCGGCGAAAACGACGTTCTGTCGAACAGGGACAAGGCGCAGCATTCCGACTCGCGCGGCCTCGACGAGAGGGCGGTAAGGAACGAGCAGTATCAGGACCACGCCGCAAACCGACGCCCGTCGAAATGAACCGGCGGGCGCGTTACCGGAGATCTTGGGCGGGTTGGCCCGACCCAAGGACGGCATGGCGATTCGAAGCGCGGGAAAACACCTTTCCACCATTGGTTCGCGCGGCGGTTCGTTCTATTTTCGCAGCTACGAACGAATCGTCGGCGGAAAAGCATGCGACAATATCTCGATCTCCTCGAACATGTGATCACAACGGGTACCGACCGGGGCGACCGTACGGGTACGGGCACGCGCTCGGTTTTCGGCTACCAGATGCGCTTCGACCTGTCGCAGGGTTTCCCGGTGCTGACCACCAAGAAGCTGCATCTGCGTTCGATCATTCACGAGCTTCTGTGGTTCCTCAGGGGCGACACGAACGTCGCCTATCTCAAGGACAACGGGGTGAGCATCTGGGACGAATGGGCGGACGAAAACGGCGAGCTCGGACCGGTCTACGGCTACCAATGGCGCTCCTGGCCGACGCCCGATGGCCGACATATCGACCAGATCGCGGCGCTGGTCGAAGGCCTGAAGACCAATCCGAATTCCCGCCGCCACATCGTTTCGGCCTGGAACCCGGCGCTTGTGGACGAAATGGCGCTGCCGCCATGCCACTGTCTGTTCCAGTTCTACGTGGCGGACGGGAAGCTCTCCTGCCAGCTCTACCAGCGCTCGGCCGATATCTTTCTCGGCGTACCCTTCAATATCGCTTCCTACGCTCTGCTGACGATGATGGTGGCGCAGGTGACGGGGCTCGAAGCCGGCGATTTCGTTCATACGCTTGGTGACGCGCATATCTACCGCAACCACTTCGAGCAGGCGCAGCTGCAGCTGACGAGAACGCCGAAGCCGCTGCCCAAAATGGAAATAAATCCGGCGGTGAAGGATATATTTTCGTTTAGATTCGAAGACTTTGAGCTCGTCGGCTACGAAGCCGATTCACATATCAAGGCGCCGGTCGCGGTCTAGCTAAAGCACTCGGTGAAAGCCGGTTCTCGCGTTCCCGGTGGTGCTCCAATGGGAGGTTTCCATGCTGACGCTGATCCACGCGCCTTTGTCGCGCTCATCGCGCATCATCTGGCTGCTCGAAGAGCTCGGTGCCGAATACGAGATCCGCTATGTCGATATCCGCCGTTGGGACGGATCGGGCGGCCCGGACGAGAACAATCCGCATCCGCACAAGCAGGTGCCGGCACTCCTCCACGACGGGACATTGATCTGGGAGTCGGTCGCGGTCGTGCAATATCTGACGGA
It encodes:
- a CDS encoding thymidylate synthase, with protein sequence MRQYLDLLEHVITTGTDRGDRTGTGTRSVFGYQMRFDLSQGFPVLTTKKLHLRSIIHELLWFLRGDTNVAYLKDNGVSIWDEWADENGELGPVYGYQWRSWPTPDGRHIDQIAALVEGLKTNPNSRRHIVSAWNPALVDEMALPPCHCLFQFYVADGKLSCQLYQRSADIFLGVPFNIASYALLTMMVAQVTGLEAGDFVHTLGDAHIYRNHFEQAQLQLTRTPKPLPKMEINPAVKDIFSFRFEDFELVGYEADSHIKAPVAV
- a CDS encoding DUF2267 domain-containing protein translates to MSATGLDVFEKTLQTTHIWLGEIMEQHGPDRKVAWHILTVVLRVLRDRLPPEIAAHLGAELPLIVRGAYYDQYRPNHPPDKGTRSLDEFLARIAEGMKDTRPVDPADAARSVFRVLARHVDLGQTAKVRDTLPKEIQSLWPDSVGARE